A stretch of DNA from Nitrospira sp. KM1:
TTTGCGAACTCACGGGAGTCTTCGCACAAACTCCGTTCACCCTTTCTGTTGACCCAGAGGGATTGGATCCGAACGATCGAGAATACGTGACAAAGGAGGCCACGGCGGCCTGGCTGGGATTGCTCAACGCGTTACCCTGTCCTGTCATGAACAGGCCTCTGCCGGGAGGCCGCCCGACCATTCTTTCCGGTCATTCCATCCTGGCAGGTCTCGTGGCTGAACACGGATTTGAGCTTCCGCCCTCCTTGTACACGATGAGCAAGGATGATGCGGTACACCGCTTTGCCGTCTGGAAGGGCGCCGTCTATCTCAAGCCGGTGGGTTCTCACGAGGCCGGGATCTACCTGCAGCCGCAGGACGGTGTCGAGCAGATCAAGCGTGTACTGGAGCACCAGGCCGTCACGATGCAGCAGGTGCCGGACGGTCGGAGGGTCACGGTGTATGTAGTCGGCGGCAATGCTGCGGCCACGTGCGTTCATTCCGATGACTGCTCTGGCACAGACTTCGCCTTGTCTCCGGTCCCGGCGGAATCCTGTACGAAGTTGACCCGTGCGCTGGGTCTGTCATTCGCGGAGTGCCACCTTGTTGTCACGTCCGGCAGGACGTGCTGCCTGGATATCAGTAGTACTCCCGCCTATTGGCGCTGCCCGCGAGAAGTGCGGCAGCGGTTGATTTCCCGGCTTGCCGATGGTTTGTCCGAACCGAGGAGCTTGTTGCTCGATGATTCTCTTGATGGGCTCCATGGCCGATCCGATACTCGCGAACACCTGTGCCAGACTCGCAGCCCGGAATGTTGAACTGTTGCTGATCGATCCGGACGCCGAAGGCGACGACTTGGAGATGATGTGGTCGATGGATCCGGGGTGTCCGGTGAACTGCCTGCAAATCGGAAACCGTACAATCGGCATCTCTGATATCGAGGCCGTCTATTTGCGGGGAATGGGCGGCCGGATGCCCCGAACCGTCAATGAACGGATGAGGCTTACCTGTTTATGGGAATTCGTAGACCGGCTGCCGGCATTGGTGGTGAATCCCAGACAGGCATCGCATACCAACATGTCCAAGCCGTACCAGCTGAGGCTCATTGCCTCGTACGGGTTCCAGATCCCCGAGACACTCATCACGATGGAACCGAACGAGGTCCGGGCGTTCTATCACGAGTACAACGGACGCGTGATTTATAAGTCCATCAGTGCGGAACGCTCGATCGTGAAAACTCTTACGACGGACGACTTCTCCAGACTCGACCGGATTCGACATTGCCCGATCCAACTTCAGGAAATGATTCCCGGCTTCGATATTCGGGTCCATACCGTGGGAGACCGCGTGTTTGCCACCGAAATTTGCTCCGGAGGTACGGACTACCGTTACGCCGAACGTGAAAATCTGACACGGTCGATGCGGGCGATGGAACTCGAAGCCTCCGTGGAGGCGCAATGTTTGAAAATGGCGAAAGGGTTGGGACTGAGCCTGAGCGGGATCGATCTTCGACGCACTTCCGACGGGGCCTATTACTGTTTTGAGGTCAATACCAGCCCCGGCTTCACCTTCTTCGAAAATCATACCGGCCAACGAATCGGAGACGCATTGGCCGACATGCTGTGTGCGGCGAGAGCATGAACATGGGTGCGAACGTGCGGAAAAGGAGGAAGCAGCACAATGGATCGACAGCCGTTTATCACTGCCGATTTGAGGCCGGATATGACCGTCGACAGCGGGCTTCACCGGTCTGCGATACGTGAAAGCGCCACGACTGTTCAACTGGCCGATGCGGCCGCCGCGATTCTCTCCGAGGAAGAGCTCCGCCAGGTGGACCGCGGTCGTCCGGGCCGGACGGAGGACATCATGGCCACGGTGCCTCAGCCGAATTCCAACGTGCAGGGGACGACGTTGGACGAAGAAACGGTCCTGCTGGATCTCAGCACCGGTCGTTACTACACACTCAATCGGGTGGGATCCGCCATCTGGCACGATTGCAACGGTGTGAATTCCCTGCGGGACATCCAGGAACGTCTTAGCTCGAGATTTGAAGCCCCGCTGGAACGCATTGCCGATGATCTCCTCGCTCTCGTGACGCAGCTGAGTCATGAGGGACTTTTAACATTGGAAAGGAGGTGAATGAAGAATGGAATCTCACAAGAAAGAGACCTACAGCGAGCCTGTGTTGACTGCTCATGAACTCCTGCGCGATATCACAGGCCAGAAGTATCGGGAGAAGGAAAGAGACAAGTTCAGCGACAAGAGCGGCGTCGAGAACTAGACAACGGTCTTGTTGTGCGAGGTTCATACCCAGCTGACCGGTCTTGACGGCCGGTCAGCGCCTGAAGTCGCGGCGGGTGTGAGATGTAACCAGTGAGGCAACCGATGGGCTCAATCACCGATGCGCGTACGTATCGATTTTGTCTGCACGGAGTGGATCTTCACTACGAGACCTCCATTCCCTCGCTGGCGGCTCCCGTGCTCTCCTTCCTTCGCCATTTTCATACGCCGCCGGTATCTGGCGGTGCGTCGCTGACGATTCGGTTCCAAGAGGCGAAGAGCCGCGAGCAGATTCCTATCAGAGCATCCGACTCTGCAAAGCTCCTGTTTTCCGGTACCAGACCGTCCATGGGAGATTCGCTGCGATCGATTTGGCGCTGCGATGTCAAGCAGGACGGTTACCTGCTCATCGCGGATTTCCACGAGCAGGGCTTGCTGGCCATTGATGGACCGGCCGGGACGGTGGAGGGGTATTTCGTAAAGCCGGATGCCATGCATGCGGACGTCTGTACCAGCTTTTTCCATTACGCGCTGACCGAGTTGCTCAAGCGCCGCGATCTCTTTACGGTGCACGCGACGGCTCTGGAATATGGAGGCCGGGGCGTCCTGATTCCCGGATACAGCGGGCAGGGTAAAACGACGTCGTTCCTGTCGCTCCTCCGTGCAGGCTATCGATACCTTTCGGATGACTACCCGTTACTCCGGGACCGTGGAACGCACATGGAATTGTTGGCATTTCCAATGAAGATCGATGTGACGGATCGTACGGTTACCATGTTCCCTGAGCTGCACAATGCTCCCCCAGGCGTGCTGCATCAGGGGATCTGCAAAAAGTACTTTCAGGTGGAAGACCTGTACGCGAATTCGATCGGCCAATCCTGCACGCCGGCCATGATTCTGTTCCCTCACGTCGTCGATGTGCCCCACAGCTGCCTGGAACCGCTTCCGAGGAGCCGTGCGCTCGAGGCGATCATGCCGCAGGCTCTGTTGGTCTATGACAAGGACGTTGCCGTTCGGGAATTCAAGGCGCTGTCTCATTTAGTCGAACAAGCCGATTGCTATCGGCTGCATTTCGGCCGTGACGTACTCGATTTGCCGAAATTGATTACCCCGCTATTAGAGATGCGGCGGAGCGCGTAACGGCCTCATGACAATAGACGGCGTTATCTGGGCTCTCAAGAAAATCGCGGAGTACTCGCTCGTGTCGGTTTCGTCCTGGGACGCGTTTTTCACCGGCATCGGGAGGGCGGCCCGGACGTTTACAGACCTGGAAAGCGGAATGGCCTGGCCCTATCTCCTCGCAAGCTTCACGATTGCCGCCGGCGTGTTCATGTACGCACGTCGGCGAGGTGAAGCAAAGCCAGGCACGTTTGTGTCGTTCTTATTCCCGCGCGAGGTCTACGGGCATACGTCCGCTGCGCTCGATTACCAGTTCTACGCGATCAACCTGGTTCTCAAGTTCCTGTTCTGGGTTCCGATCATGACAGGCATGGGCATGATCGGCTACAAGGCAATGGCTGCCATCCTCGTTGAATGGATGAAATGGGAGCCGCCAGCGCGGTTGTCGACGGGGCAAGCACTCGGCGCCGCCTTTGGGTTGTTTGTCCTGTATGACTTCGTCAATTACTGCAGCCATGTTCTCTTTCATAAAATTCCGGTCCTGTGGGCTTTTCACGAGGTCCATCATTCGGCACAGGTGATGACGCCAATCACCGCGTTCCGGGCGCATCCCATGGAATTATTATTCCCTGCGCTGCTGCAGATGCCGGTGATCGGATTCGCGGCGGTTTTCTACCAGAACGTGGCGCCGCGTGATTTGGAGGTCGATACGGTT
This window harbors:
- a CDS encoding RimK family alpha-L-glutamate ligase, encoding MILLMGSMADPILANTCARLAARNVELLLIDPDAEGDDLEMMWSMDPGCPVNCLQIGNRTIGISDIEAVYLRGMGGRMPRTVNERMRLTCLWEFVDRLPALVVNPRQASHTNMSKPYQLRLIASYGFQIPETLITMEPNEVRAFYHEYNGRVIYKSISAERSIVKTLTTDDFSRLDRIRHCPIQLQEMIPGFDIRVHTVGDRVFATEICSGGTDYRYAERENLTRSMRAMELEASVEAQCLKMAKGLGLSLSGIDLRRTSDGAYYCFEVNTSPGFTFFENHTGQRIGDALADMLCAARA
- a CDS encoding PqqD family protein — encoded protein: MDRQPFITADLRPDMTVDSGLHRSAIRESATTVQLADAAAAILSEEELRQVDRGRPGRTEDIMATVPQPNSNVQGTTLDEETVLLDLSTGRYYTLNRVGSAIWHDCNGVNSLRDIQERLSSRFEAPLERIADDLLALVTQLSHEGLLTLERR
- a CDS encoding sterol desaturase family protein, with the translated sequence MTIDGVIWALKKIAEYSLVSVSSWDAFFTGIGRAARTFTDLESGMAWPYLLASFTIAAGVFMYARRRGEAKPGTFVSFLFPREVYGHTSAALDYQFYAINLVLKFLFWVPIMTGMGMIGYKAMAAILVEWMKWEPPARLSTGQALGAAFGLFVLYDFVNYCSHVLFHKIPVLWAFHEVHHSAQVMTPITAFRAHPMELLFPALLQMPVIGFAAVFYQNVAPRDLEVDTVFGIGLFTFAFGLLGHHLQHSHIWLSFGPILSRLYISPAQHQIHHSVDARHRNRNFGVKFAIWDTLFGTLYVPPGRETIQLGVPNQKTVVFTSVTRIYFLPFVRVWTSFRGGQAGRI